CCGACCTGCTCGTCCATGTGGCCGGCCTCGTCCTGTTCGAGCTGGACGGCGCCCCGGACCGCTCGTACCGCCACGGCGTTGCTCCTTGCTGGTGTTCGGTTCCTGTCCATCCAGCCTAGTCAGGCCGTGCGGGACGGGTGGGCGGCGCCCGCCCCGTGAGACGCGCGTCCCGGTGGCAACTCCGGCGGCCGTTTCCGATGTCCGACCGTGTCAATGTCACCCGAATGTCGCAGTTCCGCTACTTGGGGTGAAAACATGCCCGTGCGCCTCTGGACTAGGAGCCGCACGTCCGCTCTGATAACAGGAAACTCGCCTCGGGGGAGGCCCCTTAGATGAAGCGTTCCGGACCCTTGCTCACACTGCTTGTGGGATTGCTGGTCGGCTTGTTCATGCTCTCGCTCAACGCCACCACGGGAGAGAAGCCGACATCGGCGTCCGTGAAGCCGTCACCCGGCACCAAGGCGTCACCGAACACCGCACCACCGAAATCGTCCGCCCCGCCCAGCCCGTCCCCGTCCCGCACACCTGTGCAGGAGGGGGTCTACGCGGGCCGTACGGACGACGACTCCTCAGCCGTCGCGATCACGGTGCGCGACGACAAGGCGATCGCGTACGTCTGTGACGGCCACAACATCGAGTCGTGGCTCCAGGGCGACGTGAAGGACGACGGCAGCCTGCACCTCACCGGCAAGGGCGGCGCACGCCTGGACGCCGCGGTGAAGGGCGTCAAGGAGATCCGCGGCACGGCGGGCGTCGGCAACGGACGCTACGCCTTCACCGTGGACAGGGCGAAGAAGCCGTCCGGCCTGTACCGCGCGAACAGCACGGTGGCCGGCGCGAAGATCGAGGGCGGCTGGATCGTCCTGCCGAAGGGCGAGCAGGTCGGCATCCTCACGCGCGACGGCAAGCGGTCCGCGGCACCCGAGATCGACCCGGAGACCGGTGCGGTGACGGTCGACGGACAGCAGCTCACGGCCCGCCCGGTACACCCCTGACCTTCGCCCGAGGGAGCCGATCATGACCGTCGACCCGAACGCGGCCACCCAGAGCTGGCCCGCACCCGAACCCGAGCGCCGCCCCGGCCCGGCCCGCTATCTGATCCCCGCCCTCGTGGCCGCCGCGGTGGCGGTCGCCCTGGGCGCCTACGGCAAGGTCCACGACCCGACGGGGACGGCCTTCAATCTCGCGGGTTTCAGCAGCACGGGCGCGGTGAAGTCGTGGCTCGCGACGGTCGCGTTCTTCTTCGCGATCGTGCAGCTCGTCTCGGCCCTGATGGTCTACGGCAAGCTGCCGGGCCCGAGTTGGTCCTCCACCCTGCACCGCTGGTCCGGTCGCGTCGCGTTCCTCGTCGCGGTGCCGGTCGCGGTGCACTGTCTGTACGCGCTGGGCTTCCAGTCGTACGAATCACGCGTTCTGTGGCACTCCCTCTTCGGTTGCTTCTTCTTCGGTGTCTTCAGTGCCAAGATGCTGCTGCTCCGCTCGGAGCGACTTCCCGGCTGGCTGCTGCCGATCATCGGTGGGCTCGTCTTCAGCGCGCTCACGATCCTCTGGCTGACCTCGGCCCTCTGGTTCTTCCGCACCTTCGGAGTGACGACATGACGCACAGCCCGACGCGACGCACGGCCCTTCTCGCGACGGGCGCCACCGCGCTGACCGTCGGCTGCGGCCAGTACGGCGGCAACAGTGACTCCGGGTCCAGCTCGGTGGAGGCGTCGGCCGGCACCGAACTGGCCAGGACGGGCGACATCCCGGTCGGCGGCGGGAAGATCTTCAAGGACGAGAAGGTCGTCGTCACACAGCCGAAAAAGGGCGAGTTCAAGGCCTTCTCGAACATCTGCACCCACCAGGGCTGCGCGGTGACGAGCGTGTCCGGCGGCACCATCAACTGCCCGTGCCACGGCAGCAAGTTCAACATCGCGGACGGCTCGGTGGCCAACCCGCCGGCGGCGAAGCCGCTGCCGGAGCAGCAGATCACCGTCAGCGGGGACTCGATCCAGCTCGCCTAGCGGACGGCCCGGCGCTCAGGCGTCCCAGAGCGCCCCGAGGGTCACCAGCTCGCTGCCGTATTCGATCCGGTCGGCCCACTCCACGGGCCATGCCTCGGCACCCAGGTGGGCGCCTGCGAAGGCGCCCGTCAGGCAGGCGATCGAGTCGGAGTCGCCGGAGGTGCAGGCGGCCCGGCGCAGAGCGGTCAGCGGCTCCTCCGGGAACTGCAGGAAGCACAACAGCCCGGTGGCCAGGGCCTCTTCAGCAATCCAGCCGGCCCCGGTGGCCAGGCACGGGTCCTCCTCCGGCGAGGCGGTGCGCACGGCGTCGTCGAGCCGGTCGAGGATCGCCAGGCACTCGTCCCAGCCGCGCGCGATGAACTGCCCGGACGTCGGGTCCTGACTGCGTGTCCACAGGTCGCCGAGCCAACGCTGGTGGTACCGGCCCCGGTTCGCCTCGGCGTACGACCGCAGCATCCCGACCAGTTCACCGGGCTCGGCCCCCCGCGTGAGCAGCCGTACGGCACGTGCGGTGAGGTCGGACGCGGCGAGCGCGGTCGGGTGCCCGTGGGTGAGCGCGGCCTGCAACTGGGCGGCACCGGCGCGCTGTTCGTCGCTGAGCCCGGGGACGAGTCCGACGGGAGCGACGCGCATGTTGGCGCCGCAGCCCTTGGAGCCGATCTGGCTGGCGTCCTGCCAGGGCAGATCCGTGCGCTCCAGCAGGTCGCACGCCCTGAGGCAGGTGTTGCCGGGGGCGCGGTTGTTCTCCGGGGAGCGGTTCCACGCGATGAACTCCCGGCGGACCGGCTCGGCCATGTCGGACCCGAGCACCCCCCGGTCCATCGCCGTCCGCAGCCCCCTCGCCACCGCCAGCGTCATCTGTGTGTCGTCGCTGACGATCGCCGGTGTCGACAGCTGCATCTCCCGCCACGGCCCGCACTTGGCGAGGATCGACGGCACGCTGTTGAACTCGGTCGGGAAGCCGAGGGCGTCCCCGAGGGCCAGACCGACGAGCGTTCCGGTGGCGGCGCGTTTGGTGAGGATCGTGGTCATGCGGGGCGTCCTTCCGGGGACGGTCGAAGGAGAGGGGGGTGCAGGGTGGTGGCCGGTCCCGCGCGGTAGAGCGCGGCCGGTTTCCCGCGGCCGCCGGTCAGACGCGCGGCGCCGGGAACGGCTTCGACGAAGCCGGGCGTGGCGAGCACCTTGCGGCGGAAGTTGGGCCGGTCGAGGGCGGTCCCCCACACGGTCTCGTACACCTGCTGGAGCTCGCCGAGGGTGAACTCGGGCGGGCAGAAGGAGGTGGCGAGGCAGGTGTATTCGAGCTTGGCGCCGACGCGGTCGTGGGCGTCGGCCAGAATCCGGTCGTGGTCGAAGGCCAGCGACCCTGTCTCGTCGTAGCGCACCCAGCGGGCCTCGGCCGCGTCGCTGCCGCCGTGCGGCTCGGGAGGGTCGGGAAGCAGCGCCGCGAAGGCGACGGAGACGACCCGCATGCGTGGGTCGCGGTCGGGGTCGCTGTAGGTCCGCAGCTGTTCCAGGTGCAGCCCGGAGAGGTCCGACAGGCCGGTCTCCTCGGCGAGTTCGCGCCGCGCGGCGGTCTCCGCGGACTCGTCCGGGTGCACGAACCCGCCGGGCAGCGCCCATCGTCCGGCGTACGGTTCCTGTCCCCGCTCCACGAGCAGCGCGTGCAGCGCGCCTTCGGCGACGGTCAGGACGGCGAGATCGACGGTGACGGCGAAGGGCTCGTGGGCGTACTTGTCGTAGTCCACTCGCACCCGCCCCCTTTATGGTCAGAATGACTAATAGTCGTTACGACTATAAAGGGGCCGGGCGGGGTTCGACAAGCCCTAGGAACGGCGCCCGAGGAAGCCGAGGAGCCGGACCTCGGGCTCTGCGCAGGACGGCACGGCGACCGGTGCGGCGAACCGCACGCCCCGGTCCTCCTCCCCCACCACGCACCGGGCGACGGACAGCAGTTCGGCCGCGAGGCCGTCCGGGATGGGCCGCCGCTGCCCGCACGCCCGGGCCACGTCCCACCCGTGCACGGTGATCTCGACGGCGCCGACAGCGGCCATCACCCGTACGTCCAGCGGCCGTTCACCCACCAGCACGTCCTCGGGCGGCCCGGCCGCCCACGCGCCGAGCACGGCACGCGCACGTGACCGGAAGCCGCAGACCCGGTCGGCGTGCGGGAACAGCCCGATCCGCGCACCGGTGAGCCCCTCGTACAGCGCGTCCAGGGAGTCGTCGAGATGGCCCAGCAGGTCCCCCAGATCCCATTCGGCGCAGGGCGTCCCCCTGCCGAGCCCCGCACTCCCCGCTTCCGCCACGCTGCCCAGCGCGTAGGCGAGCGAACGCTCCAGCAGCTCTCCCGCACTCATGACAGCACCTCCGCCGGACCGCCGGAACGGCCCCTCCGTGGCCTCACAGGGGCCTCCTGGGCCCCGGGGAGTCCCGCGCGCCGCGAAGGCCGCACGCGACCCTCCAGCGGTTCCGGGTGCTCCTCGTCGCGGATACCGGTCCTCGCGTCCATCCTCGCTCCCTCCGTCAGGGATACAGACCCGCGGAAGGCCCGAAACGCATCGGCCGGTCCCGGAGAAGTCCGGAACCGGCCGCACGCGCGTGTGTCGGGGACTACAGATCGACTTCCTGCATCAGCATGCCGACCTCGGTGTTGGACAACCGTCGCAGCCAGCCCGACTTCTGGTCGCCCAGGGTGATGGGACCGAAGGCGACCCGCACCAGTTTGTCGACCGGGAAGCCCGCCTCGGCGAGCATGCGGCGGACGATGTGCTTGCGGCCCTCGTGGAGGGTCACCTCGACGAGGTAGTTCTTGCCGGTCTGCTCGACGACCCGGAAGTGGTCCGCCTTCGCGTACCCGTCCTCCAACTGGATGCCGTCCTTGAGCCGCTTGCCCAGGTCGCGCGGGATCGGGCCCACGATGTGCGCGAGGTAGACCTTCTTCACGCCGTACTTGGGGTGGGTCAGCCGGTGCGCCAGCTCGCCGTGGTTGGTGAGCAGGATGACGCCCTCGGTCTCGGTGTCGAGCCGGCCCACGTGGAACAGCCGCGTCTCGCGGTTGGTCACGTAGTCGCCGAGGCACTGCCGGCCCTCGTTGTCCTCCATCGTGGAGACGACACCGGCGGGCTTGTTCAGCGAGAAGAACTGGTACGACTGCGTCGCCACCGTCAGGCCGTCGACCCTGACCTCGTCATGCTCCGGGTCGACCCGCTTGCCCTGCTCCAGGACGATCTCGCCGTTGACCTCGACCCGCGCCTGCTCGATGAGCTCCTCACAGGCCCGCCGCGAGCCGTAGCCCGCGCGGGCGAGGATCTTCTGCAGCCGCTCGCCCTCCTGCTCGGCGCCCGGGAAGGTCTTCGGCGGCTTCACGTCCTTCTTGCCCGCGTACCGCTCACGGTTGCGCTCCTCCGCCCGCGCCTCGTACTCGCGGGAGGTCGCCGGGACCCAACGGCCACGCCCGGTGTCCTGGCTCTGCCTGGGGCCGCCCTTGGCCCCGCCGCGCGCGGAGGCACCGCGCCCGGACTTCGGACCGTCGTGGGTGGCGCCGGGACCCACGTCGTAGCGGCGCTCCTCGGGACGGGGACTGCCCTCGCGCTTCGGCCTGTCGTCCCGCCCCGCCCCGCCCTTCGGCTGGGAGCCACCGCCACCCGTCCCGCGGGGCTTCCCGCCCCCGCTGCTTCCCCGGGGGTTGCCGCGCCCGTTGTTCCTGCCGCTGCCACTGCCACTGCTTCGCATCAAAGTTCCGTCGTCGTCGAGTCGTCTGCATCTGCATCCGGTGCGTCCGGATCGAACGACGGGACCCCTTCCAGCGTCTCGGCCTCGATCGCCTCAGCCTCCGGGAGGAAGGGCGCCAGCTCCGGGAGCTCGTCCAGACCGCGCAGGCCCATCCGCTCCAGGAAGTAGTTCGTCGTCACGTACAGGATCGCACCTGTTTCGGGTTCCGTGCCCGCCTCCGCCACCAGACCCCGCTGGAGAAGGGTGCGCATCACGCCGTCACAGTTCACTCCGCGCACCACGGAGACCCTGCTGCGGCTGACCGGCTGGCGGTAGGCGACCACCGCCAGCGTCTCCAGCGCCGCCTGGGTGAGCCGGGCCTGCTGCCCGTCCAGGACGAAGCGTTCCACGGCCGCGGTGTACTCGGCGCGGGTGTAGAAACGCCAGCCGCCCGCGACGTACCGCAGCTCGAAGCCGCGGCCCTGCGCGGTGTAGTCGTCCGCGAGTTCCCTGAGCGCCTTGCCGATCAGCCGCCGCGGCCGCTCCAGGATCTTCGACAGGTACTCCTCGGTCGCGGGCTCGTCCACGACCATGAGGACGGCCTCCAGAGCCGGCTTCAGATCGAGGTCGGCGACACTGACGGGCCCCGTCCGGACCTCGGTGGTCTCCTCGCTCACGCCTTGTCCTCCTTGGGCGGCTCAGGCGGTCGGTCGAACTCGTCGGTCACGGTGGGCGCGGCCTCCCCCGCCCCGCCGGTCCACCGCACGATCAGCTCCCCCAGAGCGGTCTCCTGGTCCAGCGCCACGGCCTTCTCGCGGTACAGCTCCAGCAGCGCGAGGAACCTCGCCACCACGGTCAGGGTGTCGTCCGCGTCCTCCACCAGCAGACGGAAGCTGGCCTCACCGAGCTCCCTGAGCCGTGCGACCACGATCCCCGCCTGCTCCTGGACGCTCACCAGGGGCGCGTGGATGTGGTCGACGTACACCTGCGGCTTGGGCTTGGGCTGCATCGCCTGCACGGCGAGCTTCGCGAACCCCTCGGCACCGATGCTGATGACCACCTCGGGCAGCAGCTCCGCGTGGTGCGGCTCCAGCCCGACGGTACGGGGATAGCGCCGGGCCTCCTCGTCGAGACGCCGGTTGAAGATGTCGGCGATCTGCTTGTACGCGCGGTACTGGAGCAGCCGCGCGAAGAGCAGGTCCCGCGCTTCGAGGAGCGCCAGGTCCGCCTCGTCCTCGACCTCGGCGGCGGGCAGCAGCCGGGCGGCCTTGAGGTCGAGGAGGGTGGCCGCGACGACGAGGAACTCGGTCGTCTCGTCCAGGTCCCAGTCCGGGCCCATCGCCCGGATGTACGCCATGAACTCGTCGGTGACCTTGGAGAGCGCCACTTCGGTGACGTCCAGCTTGTGCTTCGAGATCAGCTGGAGGAGGAGATCGAAGGGCCCCTCGAAGTTGGCGAGCCGCACCTTGAAGACACCGTCGGAGGCTTCGTCCCCGGGTTCGACCTCCCCGGGTTCGGCTTCCCCGGGGCCGACTTCGCCAGGGTCACTGGCTTGCGGCTCCGCCGGATCGCCGACGCCGTCCTCGTGCCCGGCCGCCTGGGCGGGAGCGGCAGCCTCGCCCTCGGCAAGCGGCTCGCTCTGCGCCACGTCCGCCGGTGCGGCAACGGCCGGCGATCCCGGCCCCCGCCCCAGCACACGCCGACGAGCGGCAGCGCCACCGGCGCCGGGCACGGGAACGTCGTTCGAGGTCATAGCCCTCGCAGGCTACCGCTAGCGCCCACGCAACCGTCGTACGAGAATGCTCGCGTCCCCGCGGGATTCCAGATCCGCCAGCACCACGGCGACCGCCTCGCGCACGATCCGTCCGCGGTCCACCGCGAGCCCGTGCTCACCCCGGAGCACCAGACGCGCGTGCTCCAGATCCATGAGCTCCTCGGCCGACACATACACGGTGATCTTCTCGTCGTGGCGCTCCCGGCCGCTCGGCCGCCGCGAGGGCGACCGGCCGCGCTTGCCGCGCTGCTGGACACCGTTGGAGGCTTGGGCTGAACCTTCCTGCGCCTCCTGACGTCGGGCTGTGCGCTCCGCGGCAGCCGCCCGGAGACGGGACTCGCCCGCCTCCACCGAGTCGGCGTCGACCGCCACATGCTCGGCCCCGTTGCCGTCCCCGCCCTGCGCGGGCACGGACTGGGGGGCGTCGTCGGACGCCGCCCCGTCGGAGTCGCCCGCGGGAGCCGGTACCCGGGCCTCGCCGTTGGCCCCCCGCCGGGGGGTGGACGCCTGGAGCGCCATCCCCCCTGTCGTACGGAACAGTTCGTCGGCCCCCGGCAGACTCACTCGGCGGGACACCGGGCGAGCACCTCCCTGGCGAGCTGACGGTAGGCGGCGGCGCCGACGGAGTTGGAGGCGTACGTGGTGATCGGCTCACCGGCGACCGTGGTCTCCGGGAAGCGGACCGTGCGCCCGATGACCGTGTGGTAGACGTGGTCGTCGAACGC
This is a stretch of genomic DNA from Streptomyces sp. NBC_00285. It encodes these proteins:
- a CDS encoding Rieske (2Fe-2S) protein, which gives rise to MTHSPTRRTALLATGATALTVGCGQYGGNSDSGSSSVEASAGTELARTGDIPVGGGKIFKDEKVVVTQPKKGEFKAFSNICTHQGCAVTSVSGGTINCPCHGSKFNIADGSVANPPAAKPLPEQQITVSGDSIQLA
- a CDS encoding segregation and condensation protein A, translated to MTSNDVPVPGAGGAAARRRVLGRGPGSPAVAAPADVAQSEPLAEGEAAAPAQAAGHEDGVGDPAEPQASDPGEVGPGEAEPGEVEPGDEASDGVFKVRLANFEGPFDLLLQLISKHKLDVTEVALSKVTDEFMAYIRAMGPDWDLDETTEFLVVAATLLDLKAARLLPAAEVEDEADLALLEARDLLFARLLQYRAYKQIADIFNRRLDEEARRYPRTVGLEPHHAELLPEVVISIGAEGFAKLAVQAMQPKPKPQVYVDHIHAPLVSVQEQAGIVVARLRELGEASFRLLVEDADDTLTVVARFLALLELYREKAVALDQETALGELIVRWTGGAGEAAPTVTDEFDRPPEPPKEDKA
- the scpB gene encoding SMC-Scp complex subunit ScpB — translated: MSEETTEVRTGPVSVADLDLKPALEAVLMVVDEPATEEYLSKILERPRRLIGKALRELADDYTAQGRGFELRYVAGGWRFYTRAEYTAAVERFVLDGQQARLTQAALETLAVVAYRQPVSRSRVSVVRGVNCDGVMRTLLQRGLVAEAGTEPETGAILYVTTNYFLERMGLRGLDELPELAPFLPEAEAIEAETLEGVPSFDPDAPDADADDSTTTEL
- a CDS encoding TIGR03086 family metal-binding protein, producing the protein MSAGELLERSLAYALGSVAEAGSAGLGRGTPCAEWDLGDLLGHLDDSLDALYEGLTGARIGLFPHADRVCGFRSRARAVLGAWAAGPPEDVLVGERPLDVRVMAAVGAVEITVHGWDVARACGQRRPIPDGLAAELLSVARCVVGEEDRGVRFAAPVAVPSCAEPEVRLLGFLGRRS
- a CDS encoding DUF6529 family protein — translated: MTVDPNAATQSWPAPEPERRPGPARYLIPALVAAAVAVALGAYGKVHDPTGTAFNLAGFSSTGAVKSWLATVAFFFAIVQLVSALMVYGKLPGPSWSSTLHRWSGRVAFLVAVPVAVHCLYALGFQSYESRVLWHSLFGCFFFGVFSAKMLLLRSERLPGWLLPIIGGLVFSALTILWLTSALWFFRTFGVTT
- a CDS encoding NUDIX hydrolase; this translates as MDYDKYAHEPFAVTVDLAVLTVAEGALHALLVERGQEPYAGRWALPGGFVHPDESAETAARRELAEETGLSDLSGLHLEQLRTYSDPDRDPRMRVVSVAFAALLPDPPEPHGGSDAAEARWVRYDETGSLAFDHDRILADAHDRVGAKLEYTCLATSFCPPEFTLGELQQVYETVWGTALDRPNFRRKVLATPGFVEAVPGAARLTGGRGKPAALYRAGPATTLHPPLLRPSPEGRPA
- a CDS encoding pseudouridine synthase, with product MRSSGSGSGRNNGRGNPRGSSGGGKPRGTGGGGSQPKGGAGRDDRPKREGSPRPEERRYDVGPGATHDGPKSGRGASARGGAKGGPRQSQDTGRGRWVPATSREYEARAEERNRERYAGKKDVKPPKTFPGAEQEGERLQKILARAGYGSRRACEELIEQARVEVNGEIVLEQGKRVDPEHDEVRVDGLTVATQSYQFFSLNKPAGVVSTMEDNEGRQCLGDYVTNRETRLFHVGRLDTETEGVILLTNHGELAHRLTHPKYGVKKVYLAHIVGPIPRDLGKRLKDGIQLEDGYAKADHFRVVEQTGKNYLVEVTLHEGRKHIVRRMLAEAGFPVDKLVRVAFGPITLGDQKSGWLRRLSNTEVGMLMQEVDL
- a CDS encoding ADP-ribosylglycohydrolase family protein: MTTILTKRAATGTLVGLALGDALGFPTEFNSVPSILAKCGPWREMQLSTPAIVSDDTQMTLAVARGLRTAMDRGVLGSDMAEPVRREFIAWNRSPENNRAPGNTCLRACDLLERTDLPWQDASQIGSKGCGANMRVAPVGLVPGLSDEQRAGAAQLQAALTHGHPTALAASDLTARAVRLLTRGAEPGELVGMLRSYAEANRGRYHQRWLGDLWTRSQDPTSGQFIARGWDECLAILDRLDDAVRTASPEEDPCLATGAGWIAEEALATGLLCFLQFPEEPLTALRRAACTSGDSDSIACLTGAFAGAHLGAEAWPVEWADRIEYGSELVTLGALWDA